In Salvelinus sp. IW2-2015 unplaced genomic scaffold, ASM291031v2 Un_scaffold1497, whole genome shotgun sequence, the following are encoded in one genomic region:
- the LOC112071022 gene encoding ribosomal protein S6 kinase beta-2 isoform X1, with the protein MAGVFDIDLESEDLSDAEDDVCDFTLAETDPVQTEEIELTSAIVNRDSERIGPDSFELLSVLGKGGYGKVFQVRKVQGAQTGKIFAMKVLKKAKIVCNAKDTAHTRAEREVLETVRHPFIVDLLYAFQTGGKLYLILECLSGGELFMQLEKEGIFMEDTACFYLGEIVLALGHLHSNGIIYRDLKPENIMLNHQGHIKLTDFGLCKESIHDGAVTHTFCGTIEYMAPEILTRTGHNRAVDWWSLGALMYDMMTGSPPFTAENRKKTIDKILKCKLNLPPYLTLDARDMIKKLLKKSPLQRLGSSAADCKDIQKHPFFRHINWDDLLNKRCEPPYKPCLQSDEDVSQFDTRFTKQTPVDSPDDSTISHQHEHAFTGFTYVAPSVLESLKEGFSFEPRTRPVRRHNSSPRTPISPLKFSLPGSFAKSTGGSGGGESESDLLSQTSFHLPPTAPPTDNGATQPIRTPGRNKKQKGNRR; encoded by the exons ATGGCTGGTGTTTTCGATATTGACCTGGAGTCAGAAGACCTTAGCGATGCAGAG GATGACGTTTGTGACTTCACCTTAGCAGAGACAGACCC TGTTCAGACAGAAGAGATAGAGCTGACCAGTGCCATTGTcaacagagacagtgagaggatcGGACCAGACAGCTTTGAGCTGCTAAGTGTGCTGGGCAAGGGGGGCTATGGCAAG GTTTTCCAGGTACGGAAAGTGCAGGGTGCACAGACAGGGAAGATATTCGCAATGAAGGTTTTAAAGAAG GCGAAGATCGTGTGTAACGCCAAGGACACGGCCCACACGCGTGCAGAGCGGGAGGTTCTGGAGACGGTGCGGCACCCCTTCATCGTGGACCTGCTGTACGCCTTCCAGACCGGGGGTAAACTCTACCTCATCCTGGAGTGTCTCAGTG GTGGAGAACTGTTCATGCAGCTGGAGAAAGAAGGAATCTTCATGGAGGACACAGCCTG TTTTTATCTGGGCGAGATCGTGCTTGCCTTGGGACACCTCCACTCAAATGGAATCATCTACCGAGACCTCAAACCAGAGAATATCATGCTGAACCACcaag GACACATCAAGCTGACTGACTTTGGCCTGTGTAAGGAGTCCATTCACGACGGAGCGGTCACTCACACCTTCTGTGGGACCATAGAGTACAT ggCTCCAGAGATTCTGACGCGTACAGGACACAACCGGGCGGTGGACTGGTGGAGTCTTGGAGCCCTGATGTATGACATGATGACGGGCtcg CCTCCGTTCACTGCTGAGAACAGGAAGAAGACCATTGATAAGATCTTGAAGTGTAAACTCAACCTACCGCCCTACCTCACACTGGACGCCCGAGACATGATCAAAAAG ctGCTGAAGAAGAGTCCTCTTCAGAGGCTAGGCTCCAGTGCGGCAGACTGCAAAGACATACAG AAGCATCCCTTCTTCAGACACATCAACTGGGACGACCTGCTGAATAAGAGGTGTGAGCCGCCCTACAAGCCATGCCTG CAGTCGGATGAGGACGTGAGTCAGTTTGACACAAGGTTCACCAAGCAGACTCCGGTGGACAGTCCTGACGACTCCACAATCAGCCACCAGCACGAACACGCCTTCACT GGTTTTACCTATGTGGCTCCCTCTGTGTTGGAGAGTCTGAAGGAGGGCTTCTCCTTTGAGCCACGGACACGTCCCGTACGCAGACACAACAGCAGTCCACGCACCCCCatcag tcctctcAAGTTCTCTCTCCCCGGGTCGTTCGCCAAGTCCACAGGAGGatcagggggaggagagagcgagtcGGACCTTCTCTCCCAGACCTCGTTCCATCTCCCGCCAACCGCCCCGCCCACTGACAACGGCGCCACGCAGCCAATCCGCACGCCGGGCCGGAACAAGAAGCAGAAGGGTAACCGGAGATGA
- the LOC112071022 gene encoding ribosomal protein S6 kinase beta-2 isoform X2, whose protein sequence is MIYVFJTNCGFCVQTEEIELTSAIVNRDSERIGPDSFELLSVLGKGGYGKVFQVRKVQGAQTGKIFAMKVLKKAKIVCNAKDTAHTRAEREVLETVRHPFIVDLLYAFQTGGKLYLILECLSGGELFMQLEKEGIFMEDTACFYLGEIVLALGHLHSNGIIYRDLKPENIMLNHQGHIKLTDFGLCKESIHDGAVTHTFCGTIEYMAPEILTRTGHNRAVDWWSLGALMYDMMTGSPPFTAENRKKTIDKILKCKLNLPPYLTLDARDMIKKLLKKSPLQRLGSSAADCKDIQKHPFFRHINWDDLLNKRCEPPYKPCLQSDEDVSQFDTRFTKQTPVDSPDDSTISHQHEHAFTGFTYVAPSVLESLKEGFSFEPRTRPVRRHNSSPRTPISPLKFSLPGSFAKSTGGSGGGESESDLLSQTSFHLPPTAPPTDNGATQPIRTPGRNKKQKGNRR, encoded by the exons ATGATTTACGTATTCMTAACCAATTGTGGTTTTTG TGTTCAGACAGAAGAGATAGAGCTGACCAGTGCCATTGTcaacagagacagtgagaggatcGGACCAGACAGCTTTGAGCTGCTAAGTGTGCTGGGCAAGGGGGGCTATGGCAAG GTTTTCCAGGTACGGAAAGTGCAGGGTGCACAGACAGGGAAGATATTCGCAATGAAGGTTTTAAAGAAG GCGAAGATCGTGTGTAACGCCAAGGACACGGCCCACACGCGTGCAGAGCGGGAGGTTCTGGAGACGGTGCGGCACCCCTTCATCGTGGACCTGCTGTACGCCTTCCAGACCGGGGGTAAACTCTACCTCATCCTGGAGTGTCTCAGTG GTGGAGAACTGTTCATGCAGCTGGAGAAAGAAGGAATCTTCATGGAGGACACAGCCTG TTTTTATCTGGGCGAGATCGTGCTTGCCTTGGGACACCTCCACTCAAATGGAATCATCTACCGAGACCTCAAACCAGAGAATATCATGCTGAACCACcaag GACACATCAAGCTGACTGACTTTGGCCTGTGTAAGGAGTCCATTCACGACGGAGCGGTCACTCACACCTTCTGTGGGACCATAGAGTACAT ggCTCCAGAGATTCTGACGCGTACAGGACACAACCGGGCGGTGGACTGGTGGAGTCTTGGAGCCCTGATGTATGACATGATGACGGGCtcg CCTCCGTTCACTGCTGAGAACAGGAAGAAGACCATTGATAAGATCTTGAAGTGTAAACTCAACCTACCGCCCTACCTCACACTGGACGCCCGAGACATGATCAAAAAG ctGCTGAAGAAGAGTCCTCTTCAGAGGCTAGGCTCCAGTGCGGCAGACTGCAAAGACATACAG AAGCATCCCTTCTTCAGACACATCAACTGGGACGACCTGCTGAATAAGAGGTGTGAGCCGCCCTACAAGCCATGCCTG CAGTCGGATGAGGACGTGAGTCAGTTTGACACAAGGTTCACCAAGCAGACTCCGGTGGACAGTCCTGACGACTCCACAATCAGCCACCAGCACGAACACGCCTTCACT GGTTTTACCTATGTGGCTCCCTCTGTGTTGGAGAGTCTGAAGGAGGGCTTCTCCTTTGAGCCACGGACACGTCCCGTACGCAGACACAACAGCAGTCCACGCACCCCCatcag tcctctcAAGTTCTCTCTCCCCGGGTCGTTCGCCAAGTCCACAGGAGGatcagggggaggagagagcgagtcGGACCTTCTCTCCCAGACCTCGTTCCATCTCCCGCCAACCGCCCCGCCCACTGACAACGGCGCCACGCAGCCAATCCGCACGCCGGGCCGGAACAAGAAGCAGAAGGGTAACCGGAGATGA